The Suricata suricatta isolate VVHF042 unplaced genomic scaffold, meerkat_22Aug2017_6uvM2_HiC HiC_scaffold_253, whole genome shotgun sequence DNA segment AGGTAAGTAGCCCTCTTTGCCTATAGATGGCGCCATGTACATGAGCCGTGGCAAATGCATACCTGCTGTCTGTATAAATATTGACCTTTTTGCCTTTTGCCAATTTGAGAGCCTGTGTTAAGGCAATTAATTCAGCTTTTTGAGCAGACGTCCCTTCTGGTAGGCTACTAGCCCATATGGTATTTTTGGAATCCACTATTGCTGCCCCGGCTACCCGCTTACCTTCAATGATGTAACTGCTCCCATCAGTATACCATGTGAGATCGGCATCTGGGAGGGGTTGGTCCCGGAGGTCTTGTCGGACTCCGGTTTCTTCAGCTAGGATCTCCTGGCACGAGTGAAGTACGGGCGAGGCATCTTTGCTTATCTCGGGTAGCAGGGTAGCCGGGTTTATGGCAGTGGGGAGAGCGAATTGGATCCGTTCCTCGTTGAGGAGGAGACTCTGGTAATGGGTCATTCTAGCATTAGATAACCATCTTTCTGGTGGCTGCCGAACAATGCTCTCTAATGCGTGGGGGGCCACTATAGTTAATTTTTGTCCCAAGGTTAGTTTATCAGCGTCCTTGACTAAAACAGCGACGGCGGCTATGCATCTGAGACATATTGGCCATCCCCTGGCTACTGGGTCCAGTTTTTTTGACAAATATGCCACCGGCCGTTTCCAAGGTCCTAGAGCCTGGGTTAACACTCCGCGGGCTGTTCCGCCCCGCTCGTCTACAAAGAGAGTAAAGGGTTTGGACACATCTGGCAAGGCTAGAGCGGGGGCCGACAGCAAGGCCCGTTTGATATTGTCGAAGGCCTCTTGTTGTTCTAATCCCCATACGAAAGGGGAATTTCCCTTAGTTAAGGGGTACAAGGGGGCTGCCAGGGTGGCGAAGCTAGGTATCCAGAGCCGACAAAATCCCGCCGTGCCCAAGAATTCTCTCACCTGTCTTGGTGATTGGGGTACGGGGATCTGAGTCACAGTTTGCTTCCTAGCTTCCGTTAGCcacctttttccctcttttaggATATATCCCAAGTAGGTTACCTGTTGCTGGCAGATTTGGGCCTTTTTTGCCGACGCCCTGTACCCCAATGACGACAATTCCTTTAGGAGATCTTCAGTTCCCTGATAACAGTCTTCTATGGTGGCTCCAGCGAGGAGGAGATCGTCAACGTACTGGAGCAAGGTTACCTGAGGATGAGACATCCTAAACGAGGTTAGGTCTTGGTGCAGGGCCTCATCGAAGAGGGTTGGCGAATTTTTGAATCCCTGAGGTAGTCTAGTCCAGGTGAGCTGCCTGGTGGCTCCGGAGTCAGGGTCTTCCCACTCAAAGGCAAACATACTTTGGCTGGAAACATGGAGGCGGAGGCAAAAGAAGGCATCTTTTAAGTCTAAAACAGTGTACCATATACGATCGGGTGGCAAAGTACTTAGCAAGTTGTAGGGGTTGGGGACCGTGGGGTGTATGTCCTGAACTCTTTTATTGACTTCTCGCAAGTCCTGCACAGGACGATAGTCTTTGGTCCCTGGCTTCTTTACTGGCAGCAGAGGAGTGTTCCAGGGTGACTTGCAGGGCACCAATATGCCAAGTTTTAATAGACGCTGTATGTGAGGTTGGATaccttcctttgcttctttacTCATTGGATATTGTCGGATGGCTATTGGTTCTGCAGAGGCTTTTAATTCTATGACCACAGGAGGTCGTTGTTTAGCTAGTCCTATCCCTGCTTCTTCTGCCCATGCCCCAGGGAAGCGTTTGACCCAGTCCGTGAGGTTTGGAGGCTCGAGGTCTGGCTCAAATAATCGGTGTTCATCTTCCAAACTTACGGTAAGGGCGGTAATTAGCTGCCCTTTCTTTGTTACTTGGGGGCCCTTGGGCGTGAACGTGATTTGGGCCCCAAGCTTAGTTAGAAGGTCCCTTCCCAACAAGGGACTTGGGCACTCTGGAATCACCAGAAACGAGTGGGTTACCCGGCCCACGCCTAAGTCTACAGATCTTCGGGTAGTCCATGAGTATAATTGCCGTCCGGTGGCACCAACCACCCAGGACTTGCGGTCTGATAAGGGCCCAGAGGGCTGTAATAGAACTGAATGTTGGGCTCCTGTATCCACTAGGAACTCAACGGGTTTCCCCTCCACTTTAAGGGTTACCCTGGGCTCAGGGAGGGGTCCTAAGCCCCGACTTCCCTAGTCTTCCTCGGCCAAGGACAGGACTTTCTGTAGGGACTTTTTCTGGGGACACTCCTTTGCCCAGTGTCCCTTTTCTTTGCAGTATGCACATTGGTCTTTGTCTAAGAGCGGTCGCCTATTGCCTCTTTTGTTGCCCAGATTTCCTATCTGCTTAGGTTTGCCCTGGTCCTGCTTGTCTACTACTGCAGCCAGAATCCGGGTTAAGCTTTTTtctagtctcttttctttttgtatctcctttttgttttcctccatttccttccttagttccctttcttcatctgtctctctccgatagtatattttttctgcctcctttaCTAAATCTCGCAGGGTCCAATCCTGTAGACCCTCTAATCTCTGCAGCTTTCTcttaatatctggtgctgcctgccCTATGAAGGCCATGACTACGGAGGCCCTTTGTCCCTCAGTAGTGGGATCGAACGGAGTGTACCTACGAAATGCCTCCATCAGTCTTTCCAAAAATACGGAGGGGGGTTCACTTCTCCCTTGGATAATTTCTCTTACCTTGGCCAAATTAGTGGGCCGCCGAGCAGCCCCATGGAGACCAGCCACTAGAGCCTGGCGGTAGACACGCAGCCGCTCCCTACCTTCAGGTTGATTGAAGTCCCAGTCCGGGCGGCTCAAGGGAAAAGCGAGGTCGATGAGATTGGGGAGGGTAGTGGGAAGCCCGTTCTCCCCTGGAACATTCTTTCGGGCTTCCAtaagtattctttctctctcttctgttgtgAATAGGGCCTGTAAGAGCTGTTGACAATCATCCCAAGTAGGTTGATGAGAGAACATTAAAGATTCTACTAAGTTAGTTAAACGTTTAGGATCCTCCGAGAATGGAGGATGATTAGTTTTCCAGTTATACAAGTCTGCCGAGGAAAAAGGCCAATATTGTAGGGGTTGGAGACCATTTTCTCCTGGAGGGGGGCCGTAGGCCCTGAGGGGGAGGGCTCTTGTAGAATCGGGGGAGGCCCCACGTTTGCTCCGGGTTCCTTGCGCTGGACCCCCTTGTTCTACTGCTCGGGAAGGGGCATCTTCCCTGGGGGGGGGTGCTTCTAGTGCCAAGGGAACCGACGGGGGAAGACGATATGGGGGAGGGGTATCTGG contains these protein-coding regions:
- the LOC115284895 gene encoding uncharacterized protein LOC115284895 isoform X1, with protein sequence MGQKISTPLSLTIDHWSEVKTRAHNLSVEIGKKKWQSFCTSEWPTFGVGWPPEGSFNLPLISSVKARVFQPGPNGHPDQQPYIIVWQDLVQNSPPWVKPWLLQALFTTEERERILMEARKNVPGENGLPTTLPNLIDLAFPLSRPDWDFNQPEGRERLRVYRQALVAGLHGAARRPTNLAKVREIIQGRSEPPSVFLERLMEAFRRYTPFDPTTEGQRASVVMAFIGQAAPDIKRKLQRLEGLQDWTLRDLVKEAEKIYYRRETDEERELRKEMEENKKEIQKEKRLEKSLTRILAAVVDKQDQGKPKQIGNLGNKRGNRRPLLDKDQCAYCKEKGHWAKECPQKKSLQKVLSLAEED